Proteins encoded together in one Capricornis sumatraensis isolate serow.1 chromosome 3, serow.2, whole genome shotgun sequence window:
- the FZD9 gene encoding frizzled-9 has product MAVPPLRRALLLWQLLAAGGAALEIGRFDPERGRGPAPCQVVEIPMCRGIGYNLTRMPNLLGHTSQGEAAAELAEFAPLVQYGCHSHLRFFLCSLYAPMCTDQVSTPIPACRPMCEQARLRCAPIMEQFNFGWPDSLDCARLPTRNDPHALCMEAPENATAGPTEPHKGLGMLPVAPRPARPPEDALPGAGGTCENPEKFQYVEKSRSCAPRCGPGVEVFWSRRDKDFALVWMAVWSALCFFSTAFTVLTFLLEPHRFQYPERPIIFLSMCYNVYSLAFLIRAVAGAQSVACDQEAGALYVIQEGLENTGCTLVFLLLYYFGMASSLWWVVLTLTWFLAAGKKWGHEAIEAHGSYFHMAAWGLPALKTIVILTLRKVAGDELTGLCYVASMDAAALTGFVLVPLSCYLVLGTSFLLTGFVALFHIRKIMKTGGTNTEKLEKLMVKIGVFSILYTVPATCVIVCYVYERLNMDFWRLRATEQACSAATAPGGRRDCSLQGGSVPTVAVFMLKIFMSLVVGITSGVWVWSSKTFQTWQSLCHRKMAAGRARAKACRAPGGYGRGSHGHYKAPTVVLHMTKTDPSLENPTHL; this is encoded by the coding sequence ATGGCCGTGCCGCCGCTCCGCCGGGCGCTGCTGCTGTGGCAGCTGCTGGCTGCGGGCGGCGCGGCGCTGGAGATCGGCCGCTTCGACCCGGAGCGCGGGCGCGGGCCGGCGCCGTGCCAGGTGGTGGAGATCCCCATGTGCCGCGGCATCGGCTACAACCTGACCCGCATGCCCAACCTGCTGGGCCACACGTCGCAGGGCGAGGCGGCCGCCGAGCTGGCCGAGTTCGCGCCGCTCGTGCAGTACGGCTGTCACAGCCACCTGCGCTTCTTCCTGTGCTCGCTCTACGCGCCCATGTGCACCGACCAGGTCTCGACGCCCATCCCCGCCTGCCGGCCCATGTGCGAGCAGGCGCGCCTGCGCTGCGCGCCCATCATGGAGCAGTTCAACTTCGGCTGGCCGGACTCGCTGGACTGCGCCCGGCTGCCCACGCGCAACGACCCGCACGCGCTCTGCATGGAGGCGCCCGAGAACGCCACGGCTGGCCCCACTGAGCCCCACAAGGGCCTGGGCATGCTGCCCGTGGCGCCGCGGCCCGCGCGGCCCCCCGAGGACGCCCTCCCGGGCGCCGGCGGCACCTGCGAGAACCCGGAGAAGTTCCAGTACGTAGAGAAGAGCCGCTCGTGCGCGCCGCGCTGCGGGCCAGGCGTCGAGGTGTTCTGGTCGCGGCGCGACAAGGACTTCGCGCTCGTCTGGATGGCCGTGTGGTCAGCGCTGTGCTTCTTCTCCACCGCCTTCACTGTGCTCACCTTCCTGCTGGAGCCTCACCGCTTCCAGTACCCGGAGCGCCCCATCATCTTCCTGTCCATGTGCTACAACGTCTACTCGCTGGCCTTCCTCATCCGGGCCGTGGCCGGCGCCCAGAGCGTGGCCTGCGACCAGGAGGCGGGTGCGCTCTACGTGATCCAGGAGGGCCTGGAGAACACGGGCTGCACCCTCGTCTTCCTGCTGCTCTACTACTTCGGCATGGCCAGCTCGCTCTGGTGGGTGGTGCTGACCCTCACCTGGTTTCTGGCCGCAGGCAAGAAGTGGGGCCACGAGGCCATCGAGGCCCACGGCAGCTACTTCCACATGGCGGCCTGGGGCCTGCCAGCCCTCAAGACCATCGTTATCCTGACCCTGCGCAAGGTGGCGGGGGATGAGCTGACCGGGCTCTGTTACGTGGCCAGTATGGACGCGGCGGCGCTCACCGGTTTCGTGCTGGTGCCCCTCTCCTGCTACCTGGTGCTGGGCACGAGCTTCCTCCTGACTGGCTTTGTGGCCCTCTTCCACATCCGCAAGATCATGAAGACTGGGGGCACCAACACGGAGAAGCTGGAGAAGCTCATGGTCAAGATTGGGGTCTTCTCCATCCTTTACACCGTGCCGGCCACCTGCGTCATTGTGTGCTATGTCTACGAACGCCTCAACATGGACTTCTGGCGCCTGCGGGCCACGGAACAGGCCTGCTCGGCGGCCACCGCGCCTGGTGGCCGGAGGGACTGCTCGCTGCAAGGGGGCTCGGTGCCCACCGTGGCTGTctttatgctcaaaatcttcatGTCGCTGGTGGTGGGCATCACCAGTGGCGTCTGGGTGTGGAGCTCCAAGACTTTCCAGACCTGGCAGAGCCTGTGCCACCGCAAGATGGCAGCTGGCCGGGCCCGGGCAAAGGCCTGCCGGGCTCCCGGGGGCTATGGCCGGGGCAGCCACGGCCACTATAAGGCCCCCACTGTGGTCTTGCACATGACTAAGACAGAtccttctctggagaaccctacaCACCTCTAG